One Paramisgurnus dabryanus chromosome 10, PD_genome_1.1, whole genome shotgun sequence genomic region harbors:
- the LOC135718358 gene encoding E3 SUMO-protein ligase ZBED1-like: MELEPRYTIPCRTTMSARIVKLYDTTRENIKIVLQDKKLALTTDGWTSVATHAYVTITAHFISDTWELENFVLCTKKLRGSHTAAHVAESISNTLEEWNISREAVIAVATDNAQNYVKAIRDLSLLHVPCLAHTLNLAVRKGLEVRAIETALSRLKQTSAHFGKSPADCCLLEAKQELFGLKKERLINDCVTRWNTTYDMIGRASKQQAAVAAAIFEKKMSHLELSTSEWSLVEQIKDTLKPFKIATQALSTDAYPTASAILPLQHVMLSQLTAPDATQRAIKEMKVRMVDILKPRYSENNTEWMLLNKAALLDPRFSRLVHLSPGQKHLVIESLSQELKETESDTDCECAQEREDVAPALGAMGSLFVDMYKSIDSATRSNGSGIQELTSYMTEPPLPADSNTLHWWRDTGCNKYSLLSTLARKYLCVPGTSVRSERVFSIAGNIVNKKRAALDPDQVDRLVFLANNIKQ, from the exons ATGGAACTTGAGCCACGATACACAATTCCATGTCGCACCACTATGTCCGCCCGCATAGTAAAGTTGTATGACACCACACGAGAAAACATTAAGATCGTATTGCAGGACAAGAAACTCGCTCTAACTACAGACGGGTGGACATCAGTCGCCACACATGCTTACGTGACAATCACAGCGCACTTCATTTCAGACACATGGGAGCTAGAGAATTTCGTTCTTTGCACGAAAAAACTAAGGGGAAGTCACACAGCTGCCCATGTCGCAGAGAGCATCAGCAACACACTGGAAGAATGGAATATATCCCGTGAAGCAGTAATAGCGGTTGCCACAGACAATGCGCAGAATTATGTGAAAGCCATACGCGATTTAAGCCTCTTACATGTACCTTGTTTAGCACACACGTTAAACCTAGCCGTGCGCAAGGGACTAGAGGTAAGGGCTATTGAAACTGCCCTTTCTCGCCTTAAACAGACATCAGCTCATTTTGGAAAGTCTCCTGCTGACTGCTGCCTGTTGGAGGCAAAGCAGGAGCTTTTTGGACTAAAAAAGGAGAGACTGATAAATGACTGCGTCACGAGATGGAACACGACGTATGACATGATCGGTCGTGCCTCCAAACAGCAAGCAGCCGTGGCCGCGGCCATTTTTGAAAAGAAAATGTCCCACTTGGAACTCAGCACTTCGGAGTGGTCTTTGGTTGAACAAATAAAAGACACACTGAAACCATTCAAAATTGCAACTCAGGCCCTCTCCACTGATGCCTATCCTACAGCATCCGCCATCCTCCCTCTACAACATGTTATGCTCTCTCAGCTGACCGCTCCTGACGCAACACAGAGAGCTATCAAAGAAATGAAAG TGCGGATGGTCGACATTTTAAAACCGCGCTACAGTGAAAACAACACAGAATGGATGCTTCTCAATAAAGCGGCCCTTCTGGATCCCCGGTTCAGCCGCTTGGTTCACCTTTCGCCTGGACAGAAACACCTCGTAATAGAAAGCTTATCTCAGGAGCTGAAGGAAACTGAAAGTGATACCGACTGTGaatgtgcgcaagagagggaagaCGTGGCTCCGGCTTTAGGTGCAATGGGAAGCTTGTTTGTGGACATGTATAAATCGATCGACTCGGCCACACGCAGTAACGGCTCTGGTATCCAGGAGCTTACAAGCTACATGACTGAACCTCCTCTCCCCGCAGACAGCAACACGCTGCATTGGTGGAGAGACACAGGCTGCAACAAATACTCACTTCTCTCAACACTGGCGCGCAAATACCTGTGTGTGCCAGGCACGTCTGTGCGCTCCGAACGTGTGTTCTCCATCGCGGGGAACATCGTAAATAAAAAGAGAGCCGCACTTGATCCAGATCAAGTTGATAGATTGGTGTTTCTTGCAAACAATATTAAGCAATGA